Proteins found in one Methylobacterium sp. CB376 genomic segment:
- a CDS encoding NADPH-dependent assimilatory sulfite reductase hemoprotein subunit, whose translation MDDTKTASPAPARAYETPPAERPITDAEAARAAALSANEHIKIASGYLRGTLADGLLKHATGAISEDDGQLVKFHGMYLQDDRDLRPERTRKKLEKAYSFMIRLRIAGGVVSPRQWLALDDIARTYANGTLRATTRQTFQYHGVIKSNLKRTLQAIDAVLLDTIAACGDVNRNVMAATNPAQTGAHAAAYRLAKDISDSLLPKTNAWREIWLDGERVAGGEDEAAEPVYGRTYLPRKFKTVVAVPPSNEVDVFAHDLGFIAILDKKNALKGWNVTVGGGMGMTHGEPDTFPRTADLLGFCEPADALKVAEAVMTVQRDWGNRKSRKNARLKYTIERYGLAAFRAEVERRVGKPLREPKPFQFTGNGDRYGWVEGEDGRHHLTLYVPSGRIRDVEGGPRYLSGLRRIAEIHEGDFRLTGNQNVIVANVPAGARAEIDRLVAEYGLTIGAGALRRNSLACVALPTCGLALAESERFMPDLLTRLEERLAAHGLRDEDITVRMTGCPNGCARPFIAEIGFVGRGPERYNVYLGAAFDGSRLSKLYADDVAAADIPALLDPLFAAYARERIPGERFGDFVIRAGYVARTVNGPDFHDRTGPLRAVA comes from the coding sequence ATGGACGACACCAAGACCGCCTCCCCCGCCCCCGCGCGGGCCTACGAGACGCCGCCGGCCGAGCGGCCGATCACCGACGCGGAGGCGGCCCGCGCCGCCGCCCTGTCGGCGAACGAGCACATCAAGATCGCGAGCGGCTACCTCCGCGGCACCCTGGCGGACGGGCTCCTCAAGCACGCGACCGGCGCCATCTCGGAGGATGACGGTCAGCTCGTGAAGTTCCACGGCATGTACCTGCAGGACGACCGCGACCTGCGGCCCGAGCGGACCAGGAAGAAGCTGGAGAAGGCCTATTCCTTCATGATCCGCCTGCGCATCGCGGGCGGGGTGGTGTCGCCCAGGCAGTGGCTCGCCCTCGACGACATTGCCCGCACCTACGCCAACGGCACCCTGCGGGCGACGACGCGCCAGACCTTCCAGTACCACGGCGTGATCAAGTCGAACCTGAAGCGCACCCTGCAGGCGATCGACGCGGTGCTGCTCGACACGATCGCGGCCTGCGGCGACGTCAACCGCAACGTGATGGCGGCCACGAACCCGGCCCAGACCGGCGCCCACGCGGCCGCCTACCGGCTCGCCAAGGACATCTCCGACTCGCTCCTGCCCAAGACCAACGCCTGGCGCGAGATCTGGCTCGACGGCGAGCGCGTGGCGGGCGGCGAGGACGAGGCGGCGGAGCCGGTCTACGGCCGGACCTACCTGCCGCGGAAGTTCAAGACCGTGGTGGCGGTGCCGCCCTCCAACGAGGTCGACGTGTTCGCCCACGACCTCGGCTTCATCGCCATCCTGGACAAGAAGAACGCGCTCAAGGGCTGGAACGTGACGGTGGGCGGCGGCATGGGCATGACCCACGGCGAGCCCGACACCTTCCCGCGCACCGCCGACCTGCTGGGCTTCTGCGAGCCCGCCGACGCCCTCAAGGTGGCCGAGGCGGTCATGACCGTCCAGCGCGACTGGGGCAACCGCAAGTCCCGCAAGAACGCCCGCCTCAAGTACACGATCGAGCGCTACGGCCTCGCGGCCTTCCGGGCCGAGGTCGAGCGGCGGGTCGGCAAGCCCCTGCGGGAGCCGAAGCCGTTCCAGTTCACCGGCAACGGCGACCGCTACGGCTGGGTCGAGGGCGAGGACGGGCGCCACCACCTCACCCTCTACGTGCCGTCCGGCCGCATCAGGGACGTCGAGGGCGGGCCGCGCTACCTCTCGGGCCTGCGCCGCATCGCGGAGATCCACGAGGGCGATTTCCGGCTCACCGGCAACCAGAACGTCATCGTGGCGAACGTGCCGGCGGGGGCGCGCGCCGAGATCGACCGGCTGGTCGCGGAATACGGCCTCACCATCGGGGCGGGCGCCCTGCGCCGCAACAGCCTCGCCTGCGTGGCGCTGCCGACCTGCGGGCTCGCCCTCGCCGAGAGCGAGCGCTTCATGCCGGACCTGCTCACCCGCCTGGAGGAGCGCCTCGCGGCGCACGGCCTCCGGGACGAGGACATCACCGTCCGGATGACCGGCTGCCCGAACGGCTGCGCGCGGCCCTTCATCGCCGAGATCGGCTTCGTCGGCCGCGGCCCCGAGCGCTACAACGTCTATCTCGGGGCGGCCTTCGACGGCTCGCGCCTGTCCAAGCTCTACGCCGACGACGTGGCGGCGGCGGACATCCCGGCCCTGCTCGACCCGCTCTTCGCGGCCTACGCGCGGGAGCGCATCCCGGGCGAGCGCTTCGGCGACTTCGTGATCCGCGCCGGCTACGTCGCGAGGACGGTCAACGGCCCGGATTTCCACGACCGGACCGGGCCGCTCCGGGCGGTGGCCTGA
- a CDS encoding branched-chain amino acid aminotransferase produces MTETTVSETTWTFFEDQWHPGNVRMMGPRTHGAWLGSTVFDGARSFEGVTPDLDLHLARVNRSATAMGLKPVVAVETWRDLVREGLARFDARTPLYIRPMYWAESGFAGGVRFDPESTNWCLCLYEAPMPVPGRLSVTLSPFRRPTAETAPVEAKAGCLYPNGARALAEAQSRGFGNCLVRDALGNIAEFANANAFLVRDGVVATPAANGTYLAGVTRNRVIGLLREAGVTVAETTLTHADFAAADEIFSTGNFSKVMPVTGIDGRELEPGPIYQRARDLYWAYAHGG; encoded by the coding sequence ATGACGGAGACGACTGTGTCCGAGACAACCTGGACCTTCTTCGAGGATCAGTGGCATCCGGGCAATGTCCGGATGATGGGCCCGCGCACGCACGGCGCGTGGCTCGGCTCCACCGTGTTCGACGGCGCCCGCTCCTTCGAGGGGGTGACCCCCGACCTCGACCTGCACCTCGCCCGGGTCAACCGCTCCGCGACCGCCATGGGCCTGAAGCCGGTCGTCGCCGTCGAGACCTGGCGCGACCTGGTGCGCGAGGGCTTGGCCCGGTTCGACGCGCGCACGCCCCTCTACATCCGGCCGATGTACTGGGCGGAGAGCGGCTTCGCGGGCGGCGTGCGCTTCGATCCGGAATCCACCAACTGGTGTCTGTGCCTCTACGAGGCGCCGATGCCGGTGCCGGGGCGGCTGTCGGTGACGCTCTCGCCCTTCCGCCGGCCGACCGCCGAGACGGCGCCGGTCGAGGCCAAGGCCGGCTGCCTCTACCCGAACGGCGCGCGGGCGCTGGCGGAGGCCCAGAGCCGCGGCTTCGGCAATTGCCTGGTGCGCGACGCGCTCGGCAACATCGCGGAATTCGCCAATGCCAACGCCTTCCTGGTGCGGGACGGCGTCGTCGCCACGCCGGCGGCGAACGGCACCTACCTGGCGGGCGTCACCCGCAACCGCGTCATCGGCCTGCTGCGCGAGGCCGGCGTGACGGTGGCCGAGACCACCCTCACGCACGCGGATTTCGCCGCGGCGGACGAGATCTTCTCGACCGGCAACTTCTCGAAGGTGATGCCGGTGACGGGGATCGACGGGCGGGAATTGGAGCCCGGCCCGATCTACCAGCGGGCGCGGGACCTCTACTGGGCCTACGCCCACGGCGGATAG
- a CDS encoding cupin domain-containing protein: MSLPPIVYCPTDVALKSAPINPHWVRSGTPEARNALLSRSADGMASTLLWDCTAGEFVWHYDIDETLYFLEGSAIIGDADNPPRRYVAGDVLFLPKGAIAHWQVDSYVKKVAFCRRVQPKLVGVAIRGAAFLKRKLTGGGIPAPVSIGA, encoded by the coding sequence ATGTCGCTGCCGCCGATCGTCTACTGCCCCACCGACGTCGCGCTCAAGTCCGCCCCGATCAATCCCCACTGGGTCCGGTCGGGAACGCCGGAAGCCCGCAACGCCCTCCTGTCGCGCAGCGCGGACGGCATGGCGAGCACCCTGCTCTGGGACTGCACGGCGGGCGAGTTCGTCTGGCACTACGATATCGACGAGACGCTCTACTTCCTCGAAGGCTCCGCCATCATCGGCGACGCCGACAACCCGCCCCGGCGCTACGTCGCGGGCGACGTGCTGTTCCTGCCCAAGGGGGCGATCGCGCACTGGCAGGTGGATTCCTACGTCAAGAAGGTGGCCTTCTGCCGCCGGGTGCAGCCGAAGCTGGTCGGGGTCGCGATCAGGGGGGCGGCCTTCCTGAAGCGCAAGCTCACCGGCGGCGGGATCCCGGCCCCGGTCTCGATCGGCGCCTGA
- a CDS encoding alpha/beta hydrolase has translation MALDPRLRRYLEVIAFVGGRATTLEGRRASLEGLGRLAGAPVPVAAVEDLDLAGPAGSLAARLYRPVEATGAVLLYFHGGGFVGGSLDAHDGIARRLAAASGCALLATTYRLAPEHPFPAACEDALAALAALPGLAAARGLDATRLAVGGDSAGANLAAGLCQAARAGGPAIALQLLLCPVLDAAGEGESYRLYGEGHGLDRATLAHDIAAYAAGADPADPRLSPLRAPSLAGLPPAHIHTAECDMVRDDGAAYAARLARAGIPVRHTCHPGMIHHFYGMAGILPEAGRALDAIGAALRAALAEGGPARAPAP, from the coding sequence ATGGCGCTCGATCCGCGGCTTCGCCGCTATCTCGAGGTGATCGCCTTCGTGGGGGGGCGGGCGACGACGCTCGAAGGCCGGCGCGCGAGCCTGGAGGGGCTCGGCCGGCTGGCCGGGGCGCCGGTCCCGGTCGCCGCGGTCGAGGATCTCGACCTCGCCGGCCCGGCCGGGTCCCTGGCCGCCCGGCTCTATCGGCCCGTGGAGGCGACCGGGGCGGTCCTGCTCTACTTCCACGGCGGCGGCTTCGTCGGCGGCAGCCTCGATGCCCATGACGGGATCGCCCGGCGCCTCGCGGCGGCGAGCGGCTGCGCCCTCCTCGCCACCACCTACCGGCTCGCGCCCGAGCATCCGTTCCCGGCGGCCTGCGAGGATGCGCTCGCGGCGCTCGCGGCGCTGCCCGGCCTCGCGGCGGCCCGCGGCCTCGACGCGACGCGCCTCGCGGTCGGGGGGGATTCGGCCGGGGCCAACCTCGCGGCGGGCCTGTGCCAGGCGGCGCGCGCGGGCGGGCCCGCCATCGCCCTGCAACTCCTGCTCTGCCCCGTCCTGGACGCGGCCGGGGAGGGGGAATCCTACCGCCTCTACGGGGAGGGCCACGGTCTCGACCGGGCGACGCTGGCGCACGACATCGCCGCCTACGCGGCGGGCGCCGATCCGGCCGATCCGCGCCTCTCGCCCCTGCGGGCCCCGTCCCTGGCCGGGCTGCCGCCGGCGCACATCCACACGGCGGAATGCGACATGGTCCGGGACGACGGCGCCGCCTACGCGGCCCGCCTCGCGCGGGCGGGCATCCCCGTGCGGCACACCTGCCACCCCGGCATGATCCACCACTTCTACGGGATGGCCGGCATCCTGCCGGAGGCGGGCCGCGCCCTCGACGCGATCGGCGCCGCCCTGCGCGCGGCCCTCGCCGAGGGCGGACCGGCGCGGGCGCCGGCTCCCTGA
- a CDS encoding MucR family transcriptional regulator: protein MTAEKTGDGGNDVALASDIVSAYVTRNAVPPTALPELLSSVHAALRGLRHGVAAEPEKLVPPVSIRKSVTPDYIISLEDGRQYKSLKRHLATRGLTPEQYRRKWNLPPDYPMVAANYAAQRSELAKSIGLGLKRRPAAALRAAPDSVVTSASRRRRKA from the coding sequence ATGACGGCGGAGAAGACTGGAGATGGCGGGAACGACGTCGCGCTCGCGAGCGACATCGTCTCGGCCTACGTGACGCGCAACGCGGTGCCGCCCACGGCGCTGCCGGAACTCCTGAGTTCCGTGCACGCGGCCCTGCGCGGTCTGCGCCACGGCGTGGCCGCCGAGCCCGAGAAGCTCGTGCCGCCCGTCTCCATCCGCAAGTCGGTCACGCCGGACTACATCATCAGCCTGGAGGACGGCCGGCAGTACAAGTCGCTGAAGCGTCACCTCGCGACGCGCGGCCTGACGCCCGAGCAGTACCGCCGCAAGTGGAACCTGCCGCCGGACTACCCGATGGTGGCGGCGAACTACGCGGCGCAGCGCTCCGAACTGGCCAAGAGCATCGGCCTCGGCCTCAAGCGCCGCCCGGCGGCCGCCCTGCGCGCCGCGCCGGACTCGGTCGTGACCTCGGCGTCGCGCCGCCGCCGGAAGGCCTGA
- a CDS encoding cold-shock protein, translating into MNTGTVKWFNDQKGYGFIQPDDGGKDVFVHISAVERAGLRGLAEGQKVSYELQTDKRSGKVAAANLQAA; encoded by the coding sequence GTGAATACCGGAACTGTCAAGTGGTTCAACGACCAGAAGGGCTACGGCTTCATCCAGCCGGATGACGGGGGCAAGGACGTGTTCGTCCACATCTCCGCCGTGGAGCGGGCCGGCCTGCGCGGACTCGCCGAGGGGCAGAAAGTCTCCTACGAGCTGCAGACCGACAAGCGCAGCGGGAAGGTCGCCGCCGCCAACCTTCAGGCCGCCTGA
- a CDS encoding DUF6496 domain-containing protein: MARTTPAQKQTIERVMHAFKEGDLAQNGGRPVTDPKQAIAIALREAGASNQQSPEANRASFRRTRREERAARARASRAELYAEAKRRNIPGRSRMSRGELEQALDR; encoded by the coding sequence ATGGCCCGCACCACGCCCGCGCAGAAGCAGACGATCGAACGGGTGATGCACGCGTTCAAGGAGGGCGACCTCGCCCAGAACGGCGGCCGGCCCGTGACCGACCCGAAGCAGGCCATCGCGATCGCGCTGCGCGAGGCCGGCGCCTCCAACCAGCAGAGCCCGGAGGCGAACCGCGCCAGCTTCCGCCGCACCCGCCGCGAGGAGCGGGCGGCCCGGGCGCGGGCGAGCCGCGCCGAGCTCTACGCGGAGGCGAAGCGCCGCAACATCCCGGGCCGGTCCCGCATGAGCCGGGGCGAACTGGAGCAGGCCCTCGATCGTTGA
- a CDS encoding type 1 glutamine amidotransferase domain-containing protein: MPDIRQAKILIMATDGFEQSELEVPKAKLSEAGAQVTVAAPKSRQTPEAIRGWDMKDWGRPVKVDADIESVDPAGFDALVLPGGQINPDKLRLEPKALEILRAFLASGKVVAAICHAPWLLVEVGAAKGRRMTSYASIKTDVVNAGAEWLDQAVVTDKGIITSRNPGDLGAFSAKIIEEVKEGRHDRAAA, translated from the coding sequence ATGCCCGATATCCGGCAGGCGAAGATCCTCATCATGGCGACGGACGGTTTCGAGCAGTCCGAACTGGAAGTGCCGAAGGCCAAGCTGAGCGAGGCCGGCGCGCAGGTCACCGTGGCGGCGCCGAAGTCGCGCCAGACCCCCGAGGCGATCCGGGGCTGGGACATGAAGGATTGGGGCCGCCCGGTGAAGGTCGACGCCGACATCGAGAGCGTGGACCCGGCCGGATTCGACGCCCTGGTCCTGCCCGGCGGACAGATCAACCCCGACAAGCTCCGGCTCGAGCCGAAGGCGCTGGAGATCCTGCGCGCCTTCCTGGCGAGCGGGAAGGTGGTGGCCGCGATCTGCCACGCGCCCTGGCTCCTCGTGGAGGTCGGCGCCGCCAAGGGCCGCCGGATGACCTCCTACGCGTCGATCAAGACCGACGTCGTCAATGCCGGGGCCGAGTGGCTCGACCAGGCGGTGGTGACCGACAAGGGCATCATCACCAGCCGCAATCCCGGCGACCTCGGCGCCTTCTCGGCGAAGATCATCGAGGAGGTCAAGGAGGGCCGCCACGACCGCGCGGCCGCCTGA
- a CDS encoding FtsK/SpoIIIE family DNA translocase, with protein sequence MRSLRRSASPYDALVDTLRSFLKRRVTELAGLSLLLGAVAFVLALATWSIDDPSLNHATSRPARNLLGLVGAIVSDLGMQLIGFGSLALALPLAVWGVHLLRTHRLGRLRARLGLWLAGAGAASAVASALPPTARWPLPSGLGGVAGDGLLVAAKAVLGPLGAVAGFGFAAAAVICVTAACNLSEGDAEEDLDLDLPPPTRVAGRRPAGRRPAEEEGVGFGVASLDALAQLVLGARDHVARQVGTWRAARSGAVVDEADEASPALAARRAFAEGDEALWDESPAAPGRREPTFDDPRPAPAPPRAPAPEAAPRTRVAPPPAPLAGRRAPPPPQAEPGSYEMPAMALLAEPRSPAPSAAVSTDALEQNATLLESTLEDFGVRGEILAVRPGPVVTLYELEPAPGTKSSRVISLADDIARSMSAVSARVAVVQGRNAIGIELPNAKRETVYLREILSSPAFAETKQKLALCLGKNIGGEAIIADLARMPHLLVAGTTGSGKSVAINTMILSLLYRMKPEECRLIMVDPKMLELSVYDGIPHLLSPVVTDPKKAVIALKWAVREMEERYKKMSKLGVRNIDGFNARVAEARERGEVITRTVQTGFDRETGEAVYEDEVMDLGALPYIVVIVDEMADLMMVAGKDIEGAIQRLAQMARAAGIHLIMATQRPSVDVITGTIKANFPTRISFQVTSKIDSRTILGEMGAEQLLGQGDMLFMAGGGRTTRVHGPFVSDDEVEAVVAHLKRQGRPAYLDAITAEEGEEGGSEGDGAVFDQGSFGEPGGDVYEQAVAVVLRDKKASTSYIQRRLQIGYNRAASLMERMEKEGIVGPANHAGKREILVEAEDCDA encoded by the coding sequence ATGCGTTCGCTTCGCCGCTCGGCATCGCCCTACGATGCACTCGTCGACACGCTCCGCTCCTTCCTGAAGCGGCGCGTGACCGAGCTGGCGGGGCTCTCGCTCCTGCTCGGCGCGGTCGCCTTCGTGCTCGCCCTGGCAACCTGGTCGATCGACGACCCGAGCCTCAACCACGCCACGAGCCGCCCGGCCCGCAACCTCCTGGGTTTGGTCGGCGCCATCGTCTCCGACCTCGGCATGCAGCTGATCGGGTTCGGCTCCCTCGCCCTCGCGCTGCCGCTGGCGGTGTGGGGCGTGCACTTGCTGCGCACGCACCGGCTCGGCCGCCTGCGGGCCCGGCTCGGCCTCTGGCTGGCCGGGGCGGGCGCGGCGAGCGCGGTGGCGAGCGCCCTGCCGCCGACCGCCCGCTGGCCGCTGCCGAGCGGCCTCGGCGGCGTCGCCGGGGACGGGCTGCTGGTCGCCGCCAAGGCGGTGCTGGGCCCGCTCGGGGCGGTCGCGGGCTTCGGCTTCGCGGCGGCGGCGGTGATCTGCGTCACGGCCGCCTGCAACCTCTCCGAGGGCGATGCCGAGGAGGATCTCGACCTCGACCTGCCCCCACCCACGCGGGTCGCGGGCCGCCGCCCGGCCGGGCGGCGCCCGGCCGAGGAGGAGGGCGTGGGCTTCGGGGTCGCCAGCCTCGACGCGCTGGCGCAGCTGGTCCTGGGCGCCCGCGATCACGTGGCCCGGCAGGTCGGCACGTGGCGCGCGGCGCGCTCGGGCGCGGTGGTGGACGAGGCGGACGAGGCCTCCCCGGCCCTCGCGGCCCGGCGCGCCTTCGCGGAGGGCGACGAGGCCCTGTGGGACGAGTCCCCGGCGGCGCCCGGCCGGCGCGAGCCCACCTTCGACGACCCCCGGCCGGCGCCCGCCCCGCCGCGCGCGCCGGCGCCCGAGGCGGCGCCCCGCACCCGCGTCGCCCCGCCCCCGGCGCCCCTCGCCGGCCGCCGGGCGCCGCCCCCGCCCCAGGCGGAGCCGGGCAGCTACGAGATGCCGGCCATGGCGCTCCTCGCCGAGCCGCGCAGCCCCGCCCCGAGCGCCGCGGTCTCGACGGACGCGCTGGAGCAGAACGCCACCCTGCTCGAATCGACGCTGGAGGATTTCGGGGTGCGCGGCGAGATCCTGGCCGTGCGGCCCGGCCCCGTCGTCACCCTCTACGAGCTCGAACCGGCGCCGGGCACCAAGTCGTCGCGGGTGATCTCGCTCGCCGACGACATCGCCCGCTCGATGTCGGCGGTCTCCGCCCGCGTCGCCGTCGTCCAGGGCCGCAACGCCATCGGCATCGAGCTCCCCAACGCCAAGCGCGAGACCGTCTACCTGCGCGAGATCCTCAGCAGCCCCGCCTTCGCCGAGACCAAGCAGAAGCTCGCCCTCTGCCTGGGCAAGAACATCGGCGGCGAGGCGATCATCGCCGACCTCGCCCGCATGCCCCACCTGCTCGTCGCCGGCACCACCGGCTCGGGCAAGTCGGTGGCCATCAACACCATGATCCTCTCCCTCCTCTACCGCATGAAGCCCGAGGAGTGCCGCCTGATCATGGTCGATCCCAAGATGCTCGAACTCTCCGTCTACGACGGCATCCCCCACCTGCTCTCGCCCGTGGTGACCGACCCCAAGAAGGCGGTGATCGCCCTGAAATGGGCGGTGCGCGAGATGGAGGAGCGCTACAAGAAGATGTCGAAGCTCGGTGTGCGCAACATCGACGGGTTCAACGCGCGGGTGGCGGAGGCGCGCGAGCGGGGCGAGGTGATCACCCGGACGGTGCAGACCGGCTTCGACCGGGAGACCGGGGAGGCGGTGTACGAGGACGAGGTGATGGACCTCGGGGCGCTTCCCTACATCGTGGTGATCGTGGACGAGATGGCCGACCTGATGATGGTGGCCGGCAAGGACATCGAGGGGGCGATCCAGCGGCTGGCGCAGATGGCGCGGGCGGCGGGGATCCACCTGATCATGGCCACGCAGCGCCCGTCGGTGGACGTGATCACGGGGACGATCAAGGCGAACTTCCCGACCCGGATCAGCTTCCAGGTGACGAGCAAGATCGACTCGCGCACGATCCTGGGCGAGATGGGGGCCGAGCAGCTGCTGGGCCAGGGCGACATGCTGTTCATGGCCGGGGGCGGGCGCACGACGCGGGTGCACGGCCCGTTCGTGTCGGACGACGAGGTCGAAGCGGTGGTCGCTCACCTCAAGCGCCAGGGCCGCCCCGCCTACCTCGACGCGATCACCGCGGAGGAGGGCGAGGAGGGCGGTTCCGAGGGCGACGGCGCCGTCTTCGATCAGGGCTCCTTCGGGGAGCCGGGCGGCGACGTCTACGAGCAGGCGGTGGCGGTGGTGCTGCGGGACAAGAAGGCGTCGACGAGCTACATCCAGCGTCGGCTGCAGATCGGCTACAACCGGGCGGCCTCGCTGATGGAGCGGATGGAGAAGGAGGGCATCGTCGGCCCCGCCAACCACGCCGGCAAGCGCGAGATCCTGGTCGAGGCCGAGGATTGCGACGCCTGA
- a CDS encoding ammonium transporter, producing the protein MKLRNLLALGLGGAALALLLVEPSLAQTPAPEAAPAAAAAPVPNKGDTAWMLVSSAMVLLMSVPGLALFYGGLVRTKNMLSLLTQVFAIVSLVGILWVFYGYSLSFTNGGGLNDFVGGFSKAFLKGVDANATAATFSNGVYIPEYVYICFQMTFAMITPALIVGAFAERMKFSALMLFITLWVTFIYFPMAHMVWYWAGPDAVGNAAKALAAATDETAKKAAQDALDAANADAGMLFKWGALDFAGGTVVHINAGIAGLVGCLLIGKRIGYGRDLLAPHSLTMTMIGASLLWVGWFGFNAGSNLEANGSAALAMLNTFVATCAAGLSWLFVEWAAKGKPSLLGMLSGAVAGLVAVTPACGFAGPMGSIVLGLVAGAACFVMCSAVKNAIGYDDSLDVFGVHCIGGIIGALATGILVNPALGGTGAPDYATKPGEMVAAAYEFGPAFLSQAKAVGFTILWSGIGSAILYKVVDLIVGLRVTQEEEREGLDLADHGERAYNY; encoded by the coding sequence ATGAAGCTTCGCAACCTCTTGGCTCTCGGCCTGGGAGGCGCCGCCCTGGCGCTTCTCCTGGTGGAGCCGTCGCTGGCGCAGACGCCGGCCCCCGAGGCCGCGCCGGCCGCGGCCGCCGCGCCGGTGCCCAACAAGGGCGACACCGCCTGGATGCTCGTGTCCTCCGCCATGGTGCTGCTGATGTCGGTGCCGGGCCTCGCCCTGTTCTACGGCGGCCTCGTCCGCACCAAGAACATGCTGTCGCTGCTCACCCAGGTCTTCGCCATCGTCAGCCTCGTCGGCATCCTCTGGGTGTTCTACGGCTACAGCCTGTCCTTCACCAACGGCGGCGGCCTCAACGACTTCGTGGGCGGCTTCTCCAAGGCGTTCCTGAAGGGTGTCGACGCGAACGCCACCGCGGCCACCTTCTCGAACGGGGTCTACATCCCCGAATACGTCTACATCTGCTTCCAGATGACGTTCGCGATGATCACCCCGGCGCTGATCGTCGGCGCCTTCGCGGAGCGGATGAAGTTCTCGGCCCTGATGCTGTTCATTACGCTGTGGGTGACCTTCATCTACTTCCCGATGGCGCATATGGTCTGGTACTGGGCGGGCCCGGACGCGGTCGGCAACGCCGCCAAGGCGCTCGCCGCGGCGACCGACGAGACCGCCAAGAAGGCCGCGCAGGACGCCCTCGACGCCGCCAACGCCGATGCGGGCATGCTCTTCAAGTGGGGCGCCCTCGACTTCGCGGGCGGCACCGTGGTGCACATCAATGCCGGCATCGCGGGCCTCGTCGGCTGCCTGCTGATCGGCAAGCGCATCGGCTACGGCCGCGACCTCCTCGCCCCGCACTCGCTGACCATGACCATGATCGGCGCCTCGCTCCTGTGGGTGGGCTGGTTCGGCTTCAACGCCGGCTCGAACCTGGAGGCCAACGGCAGCGCGGCGCTCGCGATGCTCAACACCTTCGTGGCCACCTGCGCGGCGGGCCTGTCCTGGCTCTTCGTCGAGTGGGCGGCCAAGGGCAAGCCCTCGCTGCTCGGCATGCTGTCGGGCGCGGTGGCCGGCCTCGTCGCCGTCACCCCGGCCTGCGGCTTCGCCGGCCCGATGGGCTCGATCGTCCTCGGCCTCGTGGCGGGCGCCGCCTGCTTCGTGATGTGCTCGGCGGTGAAGAACGCCATCGGCTACGACGACAGCCTCGACGTGTTCGGCGTGCACTGCATCGGCGGGATCATCGGCGCCCTCGCGACCGGCATCCTGGTCAACCCGGCCCTCGGCGGCACCGGGGCGCCCGACTACGCCACCAAGCCCGGCGAGATGGTCGCGGCGGCCTACGAGTTCGGTCCCGCCTTCCTGTCCCAGGCCAAGGCGGTCGGCTTCACCATCCTGTGGTCGGGCATCGGCTCGGCGATCCTCTACAAGGTCGTGGACCTGATCGTCGGCCTGCGCGTCACCCAGGAGGAGGAGCGCGAGGGCCTCGATCTCGCCGATCACGGCGAGCGCGCCTACAATTACTGA
- a CDS encoding P-II family nitrogen regulator, whose amino-acid sequence MKIVMAIIKPFKLEEVRDALTSIGVHGLTVTEVKGYGRQKGHTEIYRGAEYAVSFLPKLKIEVAVAADLVASVVDTIAAAARTGQIGDGKIFVLPLEKAVRIRTGETDADAL is encoded by the coding sequence ATGAAGATCGTCATGGCCATCATCAAGCCGTTCAAGCTGGAGGAGGTCCGCGACGCCCTCACCAGCATCGGCGTGCACGGCCTGACCGTGACCGAAGTCAAGGGCTACGGGCGGCAGAAGGGCCATACGGAGATCTACCGCGGGGCCGAGTACGCGGTGAGCTTCCTCCCCAAGCTGAAGATCGAGGTGGCGGTGGCGGCCGACCTCGTCGCCAGCGTCGTCGACACGATCGCGGCCGCGGCCCGGACCGGTCAGATCGGCGACGGCAAGATCTTCGTGCTGCCGCTCGAGAAGGCGGTCCGCATCCGCACCGGCGAGACCGACGCGGACGCGCTCTGA